From Choristoneura fumiferana chromosome 7, NRCan_CFum_1, whole genome shotgun sequence, the proteins below share one genomic window:
- the LOC141429771 gene encoding uncharacterized protein: protein MNKLLNLIFVAAAVACVYAAVGIYPAEPKPPGFADQEGCYLSKFNAVLPFNKPYFPTDDTSCEQYTCGTNGETQVFTCGLLAFSSNCHLVTDLTLDYPKCCGDVVCDPESTTPPPAYETTEGTNEGGC from the exons ATGAACAAATTATTGAATCTCATTTTCGTGGCGGCAGCGGTCGCGTGTGTCTACGCCGCAGTTGGGATTTATCCTGCGGAACCAAAACCACCTGGATTCG cTGATCAAGAGGGTTGCTACCTGTCTAAATTTAACGCAGTTTTGCCTTTCAACAAACCTTATTTTCCGACTGATGATACATCATGTGAACAATACACCTGTGGGACGAACGGTGAAACACAAGTTTTTAC atgcGGCCTTCTAGCATTCTCATCTAACTGCCATTTGGTGACAGACTTAACCTTGGACTACCCTAAATGCTGCGGTGACGTCGTGTGCGATCCAGAGTCTACAACGCCACCACCTGCTTACGAAACCACTGAGGGCACTAACGAGGGAGGCTGCTag